Part of the Palaemon carinicauda isolate YSFRI2023 chromosome 8, ASM3689809v2, whole genome shotgun sequence genome is shown below.
cagacacttcatctcaaacacattcaatttctgtctctccatcactttcattccccacaactccgatccatacatcacagttggtacaatcactttctcatatagaactctctttacattcatgcccaatcctctattttttacttctacgcaatattgtaaaataaatatattatcttcTACCCTacctccttttgagaatccagcttgtgtttctttcatctccatatttTCTTCTGCGTTCTTCTGTTTCGTCTTTCATGAGAGCCATGAATATCTTGCAAGAAGCATTTGTAAGTGCAATTGGTCTTAAATCTTTAACTGTGGATTTCCTTGccctttttatcatttttgtttttgatGCTTTCCACTTTTCAGGATTGTTCTTTTGTGTTTCATTTTGTAGGCACTGAGTAATTATTTCCAAACATTTGATTTCTTTTATTAAAGTCTTATGTAGTTCTGGTTTTAGTGCATCGGGACCTGctgcctttttatttttaatttttcttaaagttttcttAACTTTTTCCTTGGTTATGTTAGGAATATTTATTGCTGTTATTTTTCTTTTGAGTGGAGCTACCATATCCCTATGTTCTCTTATTTCTCTAGGGAatgtctgtcctcatacatttcttccttttctatttcctttaactTCTCTATACAACTCTGTCTTTCTTCACTATTCCAAATCTCTATTATTCTATTTTCGTGCATTTTATAAATGCCTTCCCCCCAGAACCTATGCATTTGCTCTTCTGCTACTTCCTTCGACAGTTTTTCTCCATTTTcgtcatataattgtatttcttcttcgtttttcttttttccccttagtttattaatatttcttatattttgttactATCCTTCCTTACTTTATtagtcttatttttttcattttcccacGTTGCTTCCTTTATTACGACTTGCGTTCTCTCCTTTTTGCGTTGTGTAGCCTATACAGTTGAAAcgctctttccttttcttcttctgttGGGTACCGTTTTTTGTCTGTTAAGTTTTTTCgtcttttttatttcatctctgatTTTATTGGTCATCCAATCTGGATCTATGTTTTTTCTTCTATAGTTGTTCACCGTCTGTACTTTGCTTGTAGCTTCTTTTTCGCTGTCTCTTCTACAACATCATCAAAATGATCCATCCTTCTAATATCTCTACTCTCCATCCTATTTTTTACCTCTTCCCTATATTCCCTGAGACTTTCTTCGTCTCTTTTGTAATATATACTTTCTTTCGAAAAtccttttttgtaattttctatcGTTATTTTCACGCTGACATCTACCTCGACCAGATTGTGGTCAGATATATTTACTCACTCgttttcttcatctatgttcatcTCTTTGTAATATTCATACATTGCTTCATTACCCATCACCAAGTCTATAGCACTTTTTTGGTTGCCTCTCTCCCAGGTATGCGTTCCTTTACATCTTTCACCTATATTCAGTTATAGAAGGCTTTTATTGTTTATCAACTCgactattttctttccattttcattcttctcTTGATATCCCAAGAATCCCAGATGATCATTAAAATCTCCCATTATGATTAGTGCTTCATCTTCCTCCACTTCTTCGACTTTTTTTCTCTAGCTCTGCTCGTATCACTACGTTTCTCTCTTTCcattccacattctctctctctctctctctctctctctctctctctctctctctaatgttttgTTTTAAATTACATTAAAGGACCCTAGGATAGATTGCTCTCGAGTATATAGAGTAATTCAGATGCTTAAGTTATCAACAGCTATTAGAAGTAGATTCTATTCGAGAAATGCATGACTTTTggaagcctatgtatatatatatatatatatatatatatatacactaacattaAATTGTGATCACAAGCTAATCGGACTGGACTCAAAAACTACCATGCTTGTcatctttattatatatttgtgtagactactctctctctctctctctctctctctctctctctctctacatatatatatatatatatatatgtgtgtgtgtgtgtatatatataaagtatataaatacgtatatatgcatatatatatacatatatatatatatatatatatatatatatatatatatatatatatatatatatacttagacacAACCGTGCaccaacacagacacacacacacacacacacacacacacacacatatatatatatatatatatatatatatatatatatatatatatatatatatatatatatatgtgtgtgtgtgtgtgtgtgtgtctgtgttggtGCACGGTTGTGTCtaagtacgcatatatatatatatatatatatatatatatatatatatatatatatatatatatatatatatatatcagtacataagAAAGAGGTCAAAACGTTCATGTGGTAAGTTTCATATTGTCACTTTAGTCACGCAGTTGTGTACTATATTCTCCACTGATCAGGGCTAAAGTAGTTTCAGTAAAACTAGGGGATTTCTTTTATTACTTAGGTCTATATCTTATGCCTTTAAATTTCATAAAATGCGGTTACTTTATTTTGATGAGACTTTCAGAGTTACATACATTTACAAACAGACATACACAaacattcatactctctctctctcacacacacacacacacacacacacacacatatatatatatatatatatatatatatatatatatatatattataaaaatatttaaacagagagagagagagagagagagagagagagagagagagagagagagagagagagagagagagagagagatgcatgtatgtaaatataaagcCTACTGGGAGAAATTAAACTATGTATGGTCAAAATGCATTtatcatatattatgtataatgaTTTAACTAGTTAAATCAATAAGTGCTCGAACATATTTTTATTGTGCAGATAGAAAAATCTGTGCTAATAACAAAGTGAGAACTGCAATTGACACGTAAATTTTTGTCTTGATAAATACGCTATCATTGTTTAGCATTCGAAAAATTTAGTGCTCAAACGAAGGAAACGGCACAAGCATCACAACAGTAATACTTTAATAAACGTTAGTTTATAATGAGTAATAACCTTTTCCTATGCTCCTCTGTGAAGCCTATTCTCAATTAAATAAGCTTAACAGAAGGAAGATTCCAGACCTGCACCCACACGATCGCCGTATGTTGCCATCGGTATGTTTCCCTtttgcttcttctttctcttcttctaccTATCTTCCCTGAAGCTCTGGTTCACATTTGATCTTCAGAATCCCAGAAGTCATTTGTACTCCGGCTAGAAAGGTGAAGGTCCTCCACGCCGAATATAAACACGAGGTGTTGCTGAGTTGGATCAGTGACCGGCTCAGCTTTGGAATAGAAAGAACAATGTTGACCGTAGTAAGTACTAGGCTACTTCCATGTTGTGTTGATCTCATTTGATGCAAGTTTAGTGCTTGTATTCTCTCCTTTAGTAATTAAACTAATTTAGAATGGCCATTACCTTGCTGTGCCATTTACCTGCTTCTTTTGATCACTAAGACAATATCAACATTTTGAATGTTCAGTGGTAGAGGAATTAATCTTGAATTGGTAATGTTTTTTTCTCCTTCAAGTGTTCTTTCTCTACATTTAAAAGCTTCTTATTTTTCAAGCGGTTGCATACTACTTACAATTCTGTAACTATTATTTATTCATGCAATGTTCATCTTTCACTTTATAAGATTTACCGGTTACTGGAAGGTTTTTGCAAAATATCAGTAATGAAACATTAAAGATTTCAGTATTCTATTTGAGATAAGGAGTTGGGTGGTTTTATCTACAGTATATGAGAAATAAGTGCTCGAACATATTCAGAATCAATTTCGCTGTTTATATAGGGTATCTTTTATCACCTCGAGCTTAAAATAATAAGTTAAAGCTTAGTGATAAAAGTATATTTAATTGAATATCTTTTGTGGACTTATATATCCTTGTGAGTTGATTAAATGTTCAAAATAAGTTTAATGGAAAATAATGTCTGTAAATTATGGTTTGTGTTCAGATTTACTGTAAAAGAATTGCTTAGGGTAGTTCAGTTTTGTCAAAACACATTTTTAGCTGACTAGATGAAAATTAAATTCCTTTATCAGAAAAAAGTACTCGTACTGAAACCATTTTCATACATGGCATGTGATTAATTCTTATACACTGCGTATGCATCCCATAGCAATTCCTATCCCTTGGTAAAAATTGTGACGAAATTACCGTATTCATCTTTAAAGAGAGCCTTCTTTCCATGGGTTATAGATTTGGGAACCAGTTCAAACCCTTTAGATATGAGTAAATCTTGCACCTCAAGAAGTTTACTATACTATgataaaaaggaaatgtaaaaaaattaaaccCTCACGTGGGTTTTCCATGTTTACTTTGGGAATAATGGCAACTTTCTTTCATTTCAGGTTGTACTTGCTGTGGTAGCCACCATACAGGTGGAGTGCGCACCTAATCAACTATGGCCAGCCTTTGATAAGGTTTCAGAACAGTCCACGAAGAAGCCAATTTTGGCAGCAAGTGTCAATAAAGAAAAGTCAAGTAAGATATTGGATCCATCTGCAACCCATCATGCATATGAACAATTTATCCAAACTTGGCTAAGACAGGCCAGCATAACTTTAAACAGACCTGACATCTTAAACCTTTTGCCATCTAGTATCCCTTCCGGTGTTGTGGATGCAGCAGAGCCTGTTGTTGGAGAAGCTGATGTACCAACAGTGAACACAGAGGACTTGATTTCTCCTGTGCCAGCTTCAGACTTCCATATGACTCAAACAGAGGATTATATCTCTTTCACTGAAGCACCTCTGACTGAGGCACCTTTGACTGAAGCACCTTTACCTGCAAAACTATCAGTTGCCACAGAGGGCACAGCTTCACAATTTATTTCTGTGGCTGATGAGTTGATGTCTGAACCTTCTCTCGTACCTGCTGAGACAGTTGAATACTCTCCTGAAGCTGCAGAAGTTGTTGGGGATGTGTCGCCATTGAATGAAGAGGTTCTAGTCCCTTTTGCTGAACAAGTGCCATCCTCTGCAACTCAAGAGACTGCATCATCTCCAGTTGTTGAAGATGTTATGATAACACCTGTTGAGGAAATAGCAGCCGATCCCATTCCCTCTCTTGTAGAGCAAGATACCGCAACTGTGTTAGTTGCTTCCCCATCTATACCTTTAGCTGATGCAGAATTTACTTCCGGAATTATTGCTGAATTAACTCAAAGACCCTTATTTACTGACCAACTTCCGGAAATTCTTGAACCGTCTGTAAAGCCAAAAGCAGAATCAGAATCCTTGTCTATGAGAGTCTCAAATCAAGGAAAGAGTTTCAGTTCTGTTCAACATGAGACATTATCCAGTCCCTTTGTACTTTCCCAGCCAACACAAAACCCAGTCCCTTTCGCTCCTGCTTTCCCAGTAGCTCGCTTACCTGTTGGCCGTCCGGATGTTGTCAATACTGATGGTTTAGCATATACTCTGCAGTTTTTCCCAACGAGAGGGCTTTCGCATTATTTCATCTCTACGCCCATCGGAGGGTAGTTCTCTCCAGGTCACTCTATTATCTTAATATATTATTCTATTTGTACATAGATAAAATTTCTTCTCATTAGTAAAACGATTTTATATTGTAACTTAATCACTTGCTCTCAGAGTAAGTCTTTCATTTATTGCATTTAACGTAAACAGTTTGTTTTAAAAACATTTCTTgtgaaacataaaaaaatttgtgAAAATACAGAAAAGCAGAATAAACCTTTTGTATATAAAGTCTAATTTGATGTTTTATTAtaaccataaaatattttatataactaaCTAATAATGACAGACATTATCATCAAAAGAACATGTACAGGTGCCAAGGAAATAACCAGAAGGTAAGAGAGTATGATATTCATCCCTTATTCTGTTGAAAATTTTGGTTGAGAATCGCAGTTCTTATACTAGAGCCCAAGTTTTAATTCGGCTAATTTTACATACACTCTTCCATCATGATATCATTTGCATTACTCTTTCCTACATTTTGAAGTAATCTATTGTCCGAAATTTAATTGATATTATCTTAATTCTCAATCTAACTTGAGCATGACAATGAGAAAATTATTGTATTTTGAAAGCAATTATGCAGTAAAAGAATTTTTTGAGCTCTTGTCATTCTGAATCTGGAAATCCGTCTTTGTTTCAGAATGGCAATCAATCGCCGCTATTAAAAGTAAGGAAAGCTAAGCCACTCCATATTAAAAAGATACTTTTATATTTAAAGTAAATATCCctttgctatctatctatctatctatctatctatctatatatatatatatatatatatatatatatatatatatatatatatatatatatatatatatatatatatatatatctatatatatatatctatatatatatatatatatatatatatatatagatatatagatatatatatatacatatatatatatatatatatatatatatatatatatatatatatatatatatatatatatatatatatatatatatgtatatatacacacttgggcacacttctatctagtttctcttcctcttgttttgttaaagtttttatagtttttataggaaatatctaatttaatgttgttactatatttaagatattttatttttctttattttctttcctcactgagctattttccctgttggggcccctgggcttatagcatcctgcttttccaactagggttttagtttaataataataataataataataataataataataataataataataatgtattggtGGCGTCTAAAAATTGAATACAGCATCTCGCTGGAAAAATTGAGCTCCAGATTACTTTCAAAATAACAGGGAAACTCAATTTAAGTTTCTCCGTTTAATATTTGGTGTCGACAGGGATTTCAAATAACTATTTAAGTGATTCTTCTCTAGTACTACATTGGTTAAACTTCTATATAAAGGTTTAAGATATGAAATTATTTGGATACTTTGAAATTAACTATCAAGTATTACAAAAGAAAACGTTAAGATTCTTTGAAAGtcttcataaattgttataaataaaaggaAGACTAATGTTCATAGTAGGTAATGTTGCCGAGAAAGATTTGTTTAAAAGCATACTTGATTGTTGAGAAGATATGTCCTCTTTATAACTGCAATGAAACAAAAGTCTATCATAGTAAAATAAAACTATCCAAATATCGATACAAATGAGACCAGGAAAATATAATAAAGTGTTTTGGACGTATGCCAGTTATAGATTGTACAGCCTATGGATATTATTTGGGTAGATGATACTCTAGCGCAGATACAGCAAGTTCAAAAAAGGCGGTCGGAAAAACAACCAAAGCAGCTGAGGGAAGCTGATGTAATTTTAAGTTttttagagctatttttcatgtatttgaaacTATTTTCTCCTTATAATTGAATTTATAGGGCGAATATGCATTATACAATAACAACACCCcgattaaatatataaaacatatcagcAGTAATCTTTCCAATAGTTTTTAGTAGAGGACTATACATTCCcgggaaacctcatcagttgattacctctgagttatatctgtaattattgaCCATCTGCAcccttccgttcaactatcaaccaacaTAAATTCTTGACTCGTCGAATTATAAttagtctctccacttcttcctacttgattcatatcagaaacacgaTCTCTTAATTCCAGCTCACATGTAATGAATCTTTacccttgggagagagagagagagagagagagagagagagagagagagagagagagagagagagagagagagagagagagagagagagtagggtgatttcaatcttccacatgtCTTTTACTACGATTTTCTTGTAGCAACTGTTGAACGGAACATGTTAATTATAGTTTAAttttataaaagtttaaaggctttTGTAAATTTAAAGGATTGTATCAtgaaacctttttaatttcttcataatttatttctttgaagatttcctTTTCTTCCGTTTTTATCCTATCTACTGTACTATTTTTATATAAACAAGTTACCTCGCAAATTAAAAACTCAGTtttgtttgcaacatatattaAATTGAGAACTGGTAAACTTATTGAATAATTATAGAATTGTGGAAATTTCATGCCACGTAGATTTGTTaatcatatcacatttcaatattacaaattatattgaaTAAACATTGTAGCAAGCAACCAAATTAAATtgtaatcccatttaaatttccacttttaaTAAGTAGGATTTTTTACTCCTATACTGAACACAATaaaagctaaccgataaaacagccatatcagatATTTCTGAGAATTGACCTTACTTCGTCGAAAAAATTTTTGTCACTTCACAAGTGTTCCAATACATGGTTTAATCTTCTTAAGTTCATATCAAATTAAATTCAGGAAAATAAACAAAAGTACTTAATTTAGCAACAGGAATATATACACCAACTGGTCACGAATAGACATGAAAAACCGAATGGTAATGATATATGTATCTGAGGttgatacatacatactatataccaGGGAAGAGAGAGGGGCCGGTTGATATTTACTGCATTATCAAATcgaaaataatttgattttatctTTTGTGTTAGAATACTAGAATattaggcataatatatatatatatatatatatatatatatatatatgtatgtatatatatatatatatatatatatatatatatatatatagatatatatatatatatatgtatatatatatatatatatatatatatatatatatatatatatatatatatacacatatgtgtgtatataataaatatatatatgtatgcatgtatatataatatttgtactacacacacacacacacacacacacatatatatatatatatatatatatatatatatatatatatatatatatatatatatgtgtgtgtgtgtgtgtgtgtgtgtgtgtgtgtgtgttttgtgtgtgtgtgtgtgtatacaatatacagacacacacacacacatatatatatatatatatatatatatatatatatatatatatatatatatatgtatatatttatatatatatatatatatatatatatagaaggaggagatttcatagtagtaaaactcggtgagctttacacaaaatatctgcaagaatgctctatacctaccgcttggaaaaactttattattatgctaattcacaaaaagggagacccaAAAAAACCAGaaagatatatgtaaaatatttacatagatcataTGAGGCCAtatggaaagacagctagactttaatgaaccaagaagcaggcaggctttagaagtgggtattcaacaattgaccatatccatgtaattaaccacctaatggaaaaattaacagagtatgacaaaccacaatgtatggcatttatagactatcagaaagcttttggttctgtcaaaaacttcagcagcaatgaaagcctttcaaagacaaggaatagatgaatcttatgtttgatcacttgaagatatctatacgggaagtacagcaaccctaaatTTACAAAAAGTTAGTGTAAATTCCGATTGTgcaaggagttaaacagggagaccacgTCTCTCTTAGATatttcatagcatgcctagaagaagtttttaagaatttagattgggacagtgtaagaattaacattaatgggaaataccttaataacttgagatttgcagatggcatagttccaTTAAATGAATCATGTGAGGAATCGCAAaacatgatagaaaatttgaaaagggaatgaaaaaatgtaggactgataatgaatatatgtagaactaagataatgttcaatggaaatgcatagACAAAAAAGGAGGGTTATAGAAGAGCCTCTAGAAATGGTCAATGAGTTTACTTATGTTTCCCAAGTACATGAGACCAAAATAAAAGGGATAggctttagattattattattattattattattattattattattattattattattattattattattattattattattatcatcatctaagctacaaccctagttggaaaagcaggatgctataagcccaaggaagatgcg
Proteins encoded:
- the LOC137645370 gene encoding uncharacterized protein — encoded protein: MVAPLKRKITAINIPNITKEKVKKTLRKIKNKKAAGPDALKPELHKTLIKEIKCLEIITQCLQNETQKNNPEKWKASKTKMIKRARKSTVKDLRPIALTNASCKIFMALMKDETEERRRKYGDERNTSWILKRR
- the LOC137644928 gene encoding uncharacterized protein; protein product: MLTVVVLAVVATIQVECAPNQLWPAFDKVSEQSTKKPILAASVNKEKSSKILDPSATHHAYEQFIQTWLRQASITLNRPDILNLLPSSIPSGVVDAAEPVVGEADVPTVNTEDLISPVPASDFHMTQTEDYISFTEAPLTEAPLTEAPLPAKLSVATEGTASQFISVADELMSEPSLVPAETVEYSPEAAEVVGDVSPLNEEVLVPFAEQVPSSATQETASSPVVEDVMITPVEEIAADPIPSLVEQDTATVLVASPSIPLADAEFTSGIIAELTQRPLFTDQLPEILEPSVKPKAESESLSMRVSNQGKSFSSVQHETLSSPFVLSQPTQNPVPFAPAFPVARLPVGRPDVVNTDGLAYTLQFFPTRGLSHYFISTPIGG